CCAATCGACCAGATACTTGCGCGCTACTCGCAGCCTATTCCGAAAGCGAAGGTAATTGTCGCGGATGTTCTGCAGCTTCCCCAGAACGTTCCGGCGCTACCCAGCAGGAAGGTTGTATCGCACTACATGACTCTGTCGCCTGAAGGGTTCACTGAAACCCAGATGGTGGCAGCCCATGTGACCATGTTTGTGGAGAAGGCCTGGCTGCAAGCCAACGATCTGCATGAGTGGTCCGTGGAGTTCAGCCGGTTCGATACGGCAAAGGGGACTTGGGAACCCGCTCCGGCCAAGAGGCAGCGCGAGGATGAGACCCGCGTGTTTTACACGGTAGCGATCCCGGGATTCTCGCTGTGGGCCATCACCGGCAGCAGCGAAGTCCAGGAGAACCGCTTTGACGTTGATAACCTTAAGCTTTCTACCTACACCCTTCAGCAGGGCCAGACGTCGGTTGCAAGGTTCCAGGTTACAAACCTGACCAACCAGGCGGCGGACTACTTTGGCACGTTGTGGCTGAACTCGCAGGTCGATCAGACCCAGCGCGTAACCGTCCCTGCTAATGGCACGGTCACTGTTACGTTCAACATCGCGCCGAGCATCGGCACCTACGAAGTTCGCGTGGACAGGCTGCTTGCGGACGCCAACCTGGTGGTTTCGGCTCAGCAGGCAACAGCTACGCCGGTGCCGCCCACTGCGACCGCTGTGCCTCCGACAGCGACGCCCACGAGGACGCCGGCGCCGCCGACGGCTACAGCGACCCTCGTGCCGCCGACGCCGACGGCAACACCCGCGCCGGGCGTTACGCCGGTGGCCCCGACAGCCACGGCGGTCCCGCCGACTGCGGTGCCTCCGACTGCGACGGCCGTGCCTCCCACAGCAACGGCTGTTGTGGTAGCACCGACGGCTACCACGCCGCCGGCGGTAGTGCCTACGCCGACAATTACGCCTCCGGTTGAGGAGGGCGGCGGCATAAGCCCGATTGTAATCGTGCTGGGCCTCGCAGTCCTTATCGGCCTGGGCGCGGCAGCCTGGTACTTCCTGATCAGGCCCAAGCCGGGCGCGCCGGTATAGTGCAGGTCTTGAGAAACGAGTAGTGTCAGGGGCCCCGTAACGCACGGGGCCCCTGATGTTTTTCCGACGGTGACCGATCAGCGTCACTTCTCGCCTGTGGGCAGGGAAGCCATGGCCCGTTGCGGTTGCCGGTGCATGGTCTTATAGTTATCTGGACTTGTGCCGCAACAACTTGCAAGGGATAGCCTTTTGGACCATGTCTTCCGGTCAGCTATTGAGAAGATCCACGAGTCGCCCGTGAAAATGGTCGTCGCTGTCACCGGCGGCGGTGTCCAGGCCATCTCGTGGCTGCTGACCGTCCCCGGCGCGTCCCGCACCGTTCTCGAATGCAGGGTCCCATACTCGGGAGAGGCGTTGAGGGAATTCCTGGGATTTGATCCGGCGCAGGCAGCATCGCAGGCTACTGCCGTTGCGATGGCACGGGCGTCCCTTGCTCGGGCGAGGTTGCTCGCAGGCCCGCAGGCCGCGGTTCTTGGCGTTGGGTGCACGGCGGCGCTGGCCACAGACCGGCCCAAAAGGGGCGAGCACCGCTGCCATGTCGCAGTGGCCGACGGGGCCACGATGACGGCGTGGGACCTGGTGTTCGAGAAGGGTCGTCGCAGTCGCGAGGAAGAGGACGACCTTGTGAGCCGGCTGGTCCTGTCGGGCATTTCTTCTTCGGTGATCGCAGGGAACGGCGTGGAGATCGTCCTCGCGCCGCCCGAGAGTGTGACCGAATCTCGTGTGGCCGAAGGCGACCGGCTGGGAGCTCTGCTCGCAGGCTGGACGGATATGGTGGTTGTGAATGCCGACGGAGGACTCACGGACCATCTGGGGGCAGGCACCTGCGTTTTGCCGGGCTCCTTCAATCCCGTGCACGAGGGCCATGAAGGACTCGCACGCGCAGCATCCGGCGAGTGCCACGCTGAGTCTGCATTTGAAATCTCCGTCACCAACGTGGACAAGCCGCCTCTGGGCCGGCAGACGCTGGATCGACGACTCAAGCAGTTTAGCGGCAGGCATACTGTGGTTGTGACTCGAGCGCCCACCTTCGCAGAGAAGGCCAGGCTCATGCCCGGAAGCGTCTTCGTCATTGGGGCCGACACCGCCGAGCGGCTGGTAGACCCGGAGTACTACGGCGGCAGTCCGGGAGGGATGCTCGCTGCGCTGCGGGTTATCAGAGAGCGACGGTGCCGGTTCATCGTTGCGGGGAGAGTGCGGAAGGGGGTCTTCGTGACGCTCGACGGCATAAGCATCCCGGCCGAATTCAGGGATCTCTTTCAGCAATTGCCGGAGAGTGAATTTCGCAGTGACGTTTCCTCCACCGAGATCCGCAAGAGCCTTGGGCAACAGTAATAGAACGGCAGGCAATCCCACGTCATGAAGTACAGAGACCTCAGGGAATTTATCGC
The nucleotide sequence above comes from SAR202 cluster bacterium. Encoded proteins:
- a CDS encoding PGF-pre-PGF domain-containing protein — encoded protein: PIDQILARYSQPIPKAKVIVADVLQLPQNVPALPSRKVVSHYMTLSPEGFTETQMVAAHVTMFVEKAWLQANDLHEWSVEFSRFDTAKGTWEPAPAKRQREDETRVFYTVAIPGFSLWAITGSSEVQENRFDVDNLKLSTYTLQQGQTSVARFQVTNLTNQAADYFGTLWLNSQVDQTQRVTVPANGTVTVTFNIAPSIGTYEVRVDRLLADANLVVSAQQATATPVPPTATAVPPTATPTRTPAPPTATATLVPPTPTATPAPGVTPVAPTATAVPPTAVPPTATAVPPTATAVVVAPTATTPPAVVPTPTITPPVEEGGGISPIVIVLGLAVLIGLGAAAWYFLIRPKPGAPV